The genomic window TACTGCGGCTAGCGCATGACCTCCTCCTCCATAGATAAGTGAGAACCACATAGCTCCTGGAATTATATCGCTGAAAGAAGCTCCAGTTAATCCAACACCTATGGCAAATGTTGCATAGGCCATCAAGAAGTTTACGAAGGAATCAAGAAAAGGTCTTCCTTTTAATCTTATTGGAGGCGCTGAATACATCAAACTGAGTATTGTCAGGATTATTAATGCTATACTTGCAGTCCTAGGAAGAATAAGTGATAGAATGAAGGCAGATATTATAGAAAATATTGTTACCCACTTTGCTATCATCTCTTTTCTTTGGTCAACGACCTCTCCCTGTATCCCGCCTTTTCTAGGATTATTTTCATCTGTCTCTGAATCAAAGTAGTCGTTTGGGGCAAAACCAACATAAAAAGAAACCAATGTTACAAGCGTTGCAATGGGAAGAATCGAGAGGGAAAAACCATTGGCAGATACTATGGCTGCCAGCATAGTAATTATACCTATCGGTATCCCTATAGGGCGGCATAAACCAATAAATGTCTTAATATAAAGGAGGAGCTCACTTTTCTCCAATCGGCGCACATTCCTCACCCAGTGGTCCCTCTTCACATGTTGGGTTTTGTGCTTTGCAGTGTTCTCTGCCATGGTCGATCAGTAATCGGTGGAATTCGTATTTTATGTCATCAGGGACTTTTTCTTCGAGTATGTCGTGTGCTTTGGTCCTAGAAGCAGTTTCTGGTATAATTCCTAGTCTTTTGGAGACTCTGTGGACATGTGTGTCAACTGGCATAACCGGTTTGTCGAAGTGAAAGCAGAGGATTATTGCTGCAGTTTTAGGACCAATACCCGGGATTTCTGTCAACCATTTCT from Candidatus Nanohalobium constans includes these protein-coding regions:
- a CDS encoding UbiA family prenyltransferase; the encoded protein is MEKSELLLYIKTFIGLCRPIGIPIGIITMLAAIVSANGFSLSILPIATLVTLVSFYVGFAPNDYFDSETDENNPRKGGIQGEVVDQRKEMIAKWVTIFSIISAFILSLILPRTASIALIILTILSLMYSAPPIRLKGRPFLDSFVNFLMAYATFAIGVGLTGASFSDIIPGAMWFSLIYGGGGHALAAVMDYQPDKRADITTIAVESGKKIPIALFQLSILLALALEAWSQETKIFLLLTFHGLTLAALKPQREHIERLVYIGTAIMMIYGTIWIYLRI